A window from Littorina saxatilis isolate snail1 linkage group LG9, US_GU_Lsax_2.0, whole genome shotgun sequence encodes these proteins:
- the LOC138976911 gene encoding mitochondrial fission process protein 1-like: protein MITFLGCLPVQQTPSPSPSESCFVCATADKIADQPDEHYDVFKDTIIRYCGYANEVGEAFRAQVNVKWVWLSYGVASAYVVADALHKGWEISQKPHQTTSAKSYSVAVAFTDTLIWQGFASVVIPGFTINRVCRLTGIMLKYSTRLPSPVRKWGTTAVGLGCIPFIIRPIDKGVDYAMDKSCRVWYGHHPNTPKGSRTGEDSGQTKQS, encoded by the exons ATGATCACCTTTTTGGGATGCCT ACCAGTGCAGCAGActccaagtccaagtccaagtgaatcgtgttttgtgtgtgcaacaGCCGACAAGATTGCCGACCAGCCAGACGAGCATTATGATGTCTTCAAGGACACTATTATCCGATATTGTG GTTATGCCAATGAGGTAGGGGAGGCGTTTCGAGCCCAGGTCAATGTGAAATGGGTCTGGCTCAGCTATGGAGTGGCTAGCGCATACGTAGTGGCTGATGCTCTTCATAAAGGATGGGAAATCTCACAG AAACCTCACCAGACTACGAGCGCCAAGTCCTACTCTGTTGCCGTGGCCTTCACAGACACTCTCATCTGGCAAGGCTTTGCCTCCGTCGTCATCCCAGGGTTCACCATCAACCGCGTCTGTCGACTGACAGGAATTATGCTGAAATACTCCACCAGGCTTCCCTCCCCTGTGCGGAAGTGGGGCACCACAGCTGTCGGCCTGGGCTGCATTCCGTTCATCATTCGACCGATCGACAAAGGGGTGGATTACGCCATGGACAAGAGCTGCAGAGTGTGGTATGGCCACCACCCGAATACACCAAAAGGAAGCAGAACTGGAGAAGATTCAGGGCAAACTAAACAAAGCTGA